From Glycine soja cultivar W05 chromosome 4, ASM419377v2, whole genome shotgun sequence, the proteins below share one genomic window:
- the LOC114410591 gene encoding uncharacterized protein LOC114410591, whose protein sequence is MTETSMRAGNIDVYGFLEPQSIQRSGQSQFESENYMKNWMQNSKRDVYLGAYLNGAHWQMAVILPKENVVIWFCSLHNKPDNYLKGIINSALKGLDDTQQSKSKSPTIGTRKIKGASQPMGKELFESEK, encoded by the exons atgactgagacaagtatgcgagccgGGAATatcgatgtgtatggattcctcgagccacagtctatCCAGAGATCTggccaatcacaatttgaatcagaaaattACATGAAGAACTGGATGCAAAATTCAAAACGGGATGTgtaccttggagcctacctgaatgg tgcacattggcaaatggccgtcattttgcctaaggaaaatgttgtcatttggttttgttcgttgcataataagccagacaactacctcaaaggcataattaatag tgctttgaaaggacttgacgatactcaacaaagtaaatccaagtctcct accattggaaccagaaAGATTAAAGGCGCTTCGCAACCAATGGGCAAAGAACTATTTGAAAGTGaaaaatga